The Thermodesulfobacteriota bacterium genome includes a region encoding these proteins:
- a CDS encoding sulfite exporter TauE/SafE family protein — protein sequence MTPEFLALLTLAVLVVAFLYSSAGHAGASGYIAVMSLFNMAPAEIKSTALVLNILVATIGSWQFWRAGHFSWKLFWPFALLSIPSAFVGGYLNLPTYTFKVLVGIVLLFSAMRFMVHPPAEEEPQHPSKPLALGVGAGLGLLSGLTGTGGGIFLTPLVIFMHWARTKTASAVSALFILVNSVSGLLGNISATQSFPAFALPLAAAVVCGGTIGAYLGSRRLPHNTIKRLLAVVLTIAGLKLIFLP from the coding sequence ATGACACCAGAATTTCTTGCGTTGCTCACCTTGGCTGTGCTGGTCGTAGCCTTCTTATACTCTTCGGCAGGCCACGCCGGCGCATCCGGATACATCGCCGTCATGTCGCTTTTCAACATGGCACCCGCTGAGATCAAATCGACGGCCCTTGTCCTTAATATCTTGGTGGCCACCATCGGTTCCTGGCAGTTCTGGCGGGCAGGGCATTTCTCCTGGAAGCTCTTTTGGCCGTTCGCCCTGCTCTCCATCCCCTCGGCCTTTGTAGGCGGCTATCTCAACCTGCCCACATACACGTTCAAGGTTCTTGTCGGCATAGTGCTCCTTTTCTCCGCCATGCGCTTTATGGTTCATCCTCCCGCCGAGGAAGAGCCACAACACCCATCCAAGCCATTGGCTTTGGGAGTAGGAGCCGGGCTAGGCCTGTTATCGGGACTTACCGGCACTGGCGGGGGCATATTTCTGACGCCGCTAGTTATTTTCATGCATTGGGCACGCACTAAGACCGCGTCTGCAGTCTCTGCCCTCTTTATCCTGGTCAATTCCGTATCAGGACTGCTAGGCAACATCAGCGCCACCCAGAGCTTTCCAGCATTTGCCCTGCCCCTTGCCGCTGCCGTCGTCTGCGGCGGCACGATCGGGGCTTATCTGGGTAGCCGGCGGCTCCCACACAATACCATCAAGCGTCTCCTCGCAGTGGTTCTAACTATCGCCGGCTTAAAACTGATCTTCCTCCCGTAA